The stretch of DNA ATCATATGCAGCCTCAAGGTAGGATTTATATATGtgatttgtaagtgattttaattcTTAATTTTTCAAATTGTTATGCTTTAAGTCATTAATTTATTCACGGTTATTGTTATTGCAAAGTAAATACTCTCCCTGTCAAGTTTTATGTTAAATGGTCTGAACTAATGCAAAATTAAGAAGTGAATATGACCAAGTTTTTAAGCGATTTGTCTTGGCTCTTCTACTCTTTAAAATGAATGCTGCAATGCTGTTTTCACTTTCTTAATGTATTGCTGAATACAAAATGTTACATGGGACATTTTGCACTTTATAACTTTCTTAAGTCATCAAATTACATTTTGTTCACCTCAGATCCTCTCAACATATGAAATGGAATAAAATTGTGCCCGTTCGCAATCAGTGAAGATATAATCGAGTCAATTGCAATTTTAGATTGAAATTCAAGTGATCTCGAATCCATGAAATATTGACAGGTGTATAACTACTATTATTCCAATAACGTGTCAGACATTTCTACATTCCAGTGGAAAATATGTTTTGTTAAATGAGATGGGGAGAGTAGTATGGTATCCATCTTATTATATACATCTATTGCATCACAAATTTATTGAGTTTGCTTCGTGGAAGATATGTCTTATATGCATATTGGTGATTCTTTTGTTTTCTGCAAACCTTTTCCATTTTGTTTGTCAGATTTTGATCGGGTTGTGAGTCCTGTCTCTGTTGCACACTTCTCCCAGTACAAGCTCTCCAGGTTACTGCTCAAGCACCTTGAGAAACTCGATTTCTGTACGATGAACTCTGAAAAGCGTGAGCATGGCTCTATTGGCGAGAGGGAGATCTTTATGGGGCATGAGTGCATTGCAATCAATGATGCTGAGCATGGCGTCAGTGTAACGGCATCTTTCCTTACTGAAGGGAAGTATATAAAGAGAGATATTCAGTGTCGTTTCCTTGTTGGTACAGATGGCGCAGGAAGTACCGTCAGAAAGTCCTTAGGAATTAACATGAGAGGTGAAAAGGACTTACAAAATCTTGTTAGTGTCCACTTCCAAAGCCAAGAGTTAGGGAAGTATCTCATCAAAGAAAGACCTGGCATGCTGTTTTTCATCTTTAATAAAGATGCTattggtgttcttgttgcccatGATCTCGAGCAAGGGGAATTTGTCCTGCAGGTAAACCAGTTCTTTAATTATGTGAGAATTTGGTTCAATGCTATAATAACCACTTGCTCGCATTTTTAAATCTGAATCTGTTGTTATCGGTTAACAGCATTATTGATAGCTTTGGTAAAAATTTTGTAGGTACCATTTTATCCACCTCAACAAAAGCTTGAGGACTTTAGTTGCGAGGTATTTTTCTACTCTTTTGTTGAATCTTTTGCTTACTCTATCAGTTCTTAAAATTTTCCATTAGTGGAAGAGAATGAATCAATGGGTTTTTGTTCCTCCGGATTCATTTGGATCTACTTCAATACGGGGGCTATGGCTGCAATGCTTGACAGTTGAACCAATATGGTTTATTTACCATGTTGTTCTTTGTACTTTACAATTGGTTGTAGATGTGTAAGAGATTAATCTTCAAATTGATCGGCAAAGAGCTTGCAGACGTCAATGTGATGGATATTGGTTCAATGCTTGACAGTTGAACCAATATGGTTTATTTACCATGTTGTTCTTTGTACTTTACAATTGGTTGTAGATGTGTAAGAGATTAATCTTCAAATTGATCGGCAAAGAGCTTGCAGACGTCAATGTGATGGATATTAAGCCTTGGATGATGCATGCTGAAATAGCTGAGAAGTTTCTGTCTTGTAACAACAGGATAATCCTTGCTGGTGATGCTGCTCATCGATTTCCTCCTGCCGGTGGTTTTGGTATGCAATCTATTTGTGCATTGAttaagtttttgttttgtaatgcTATTATCTTGTCAAGTCTTAGATATTTTTTAAGAATAACTTTGTTGCAATTCCTTTTCTGTTGAGAGAGTTGGGGTAGGGGAGGGGAGAGAAAATAAATTAATGCATAGTCGTATAGTGTATTTTTGTCATTGAGACGAACAAGGCTGCTTCCTGAGATGCTGATGTAAAGGTAAAAATCGCAAAGTTATTTCTGTGGGAGGCAGGTAAAAGATTTCTGCATAAGCATAAAATTTCGAAGCTATAATTAGCTTAAGTTAGGCCCAAGATAGCTTTAGCAGGTTGGAGGCGATCTGAACTGCAATCAGTAACCACATTGTGATGTTAGTTACTATGCATTGCGCTGGTAATTTAACACAATTGATATTGTATCTGACTATAGACCTAGAACTTGATTGTTATATGGTAATTTTAAGAacaaaatcaaataaataattaagtttataatAGTGTTCCCTCTCGAGCATTTAAAGCTTttgattgagatggttcacacaATCCAATATGCAATCAAAGCATGTCCTTGTTCGAGTCCCTATCAACAAAATATGACATGCTTGGCCATGAATCCCTGGCCAACTCTTAAAGAGTAATTTTCAAAGGCATAATTAGGGCACCAAGGGTGTGACCTAGCAGTTGATGAAGTGGGTGAAAATCTTTGAGACCTAGCATCTGTCTAAGCCTTGGTGGGTAAAGTTAACCCGATACTTGTGCGGGGGGAGGTAGCAAGTATCCAGTGGAACAGTCGAGAGTGCGCGCAAGTTGGACCCCaccattatttaaaaaaataatacattAGGTAACTAATAGTGTCATTTCCCCTTGACAACTTATTAAACGTTTAGATGAGATTGTTCGAATATGAGAAAGATATCTCGAAGAGAAGGGGGAAAATAAAAGAAACTGGAGGAAAATTTTCTATTCTGCAGGGGGATAAAATAACTGCATCTTGATAACTTTTAAGTTAGGTGGTGTGAAGATCTAAGGTGTCATGTAAGATGTATCCAACTCCGTTTCATGGAATATATCTGCAGCTGTTGTTGTTTATTTGAGGATATAATAGTTCAGACTGGGGGAAGGAAATCTGCTCAAGATGTCTTCTTTTATTCAGGGATGAATACTGGTATTCAAGATGCTCATAATCTTGCGTGGAAATTAGCTTCTGTAATCAAGGGTATCTCACCAATATCAATTCTTACCTCGTATGAACTAGAACGTAGTCAGGTATTCATTTCTTCAATTCTTGGTTTGATAATGCATAATGTATAATATACAATATTACCGATTTTCTGATTTTCTTCCTATGAGCTTCACACACTCCTTAAAATGTTTCAGATAGCCCAATTTAATACAGCACTTAGCGTCCAAAACTTTAAGGCGGCAATGAGAGTTCCTGCTGCACTTGGTCTTGATCCAACTATAGCAAATGCAGGTAAAGTGCAAACTTAGACTTAATCTTTATTATATCAGGGCAATGAGAGTTCCTGCTGCACTTGGTCTTGATCCAACAATAGCAAATGCAGGTAAAGTGCAAACTTAGACTTAATCTTTATTACATCAATATCTGATTAAAGACATTATGTGTTTCTGCCTGCAGTACATCGAGCTCTTAATAACACGGTTGGTTCTGTTCTGCCATCTGGAGTTCAAAGGACAATATTAGATGGAATATTCAGCATTGGTCGTGCACAACTCTCAGATTTTGTATTGAATGAAAATAATCCACTTGGATCTGCAAGGCTAGCCAAATTAAGACAGATATTTGAAGAAGGACAGAGCCTTCAGCTCCAGTTCCCTGCTGAGGATCTTGGTTTCATGTTGCGTATCTACTTTTACTCTATCTATTTAATGCAAATTGCTCAAGCTGATTTTGTTATTAAAGTTGTCTAGTTCATGGGCTCCTATAAATGCtggatactgactcaactctgaATAGAACTCCAAAAAAAAGACTTCTCAGGCGTACGCCAGATGATTGTTTATATCTTAAATAATCCTTTTGGCATACTTGTTTGCATCAGTACTCTAATTTCAACGTGTTAACATTAGGTACCGAAAAGGAGCATTGGTGTTTAAAGATTTTAGTGGGTTGAATGCGCATGAAGCACCTTCAGGACGAAGAAGGGATTATATTCCTTGCTCGGAACCTGGATCAAGACTCCCTCATATGAATGTTAAACTGCTTTCTAACCCGTCAAGTAAGGTATGGACTCTTTCAAGGGGACATCGCATTTGTAGGAGCTGGACCTTGTTAGATCATGGTCTTTTCATATCGTTCATCTCTTGGCACATGTTTGGAGAAGCCAAATAAATCAAATGGGGATTTTTAATTTATCTCGATCCTTGCAATAGATTACAATATTCGACCTGCAGTCATCCTGTTTCAAgtttcattatttttgttctaacAGTAGATCTTATTTAGGAAATATTCTCTACTCTGGACCTTGTATCTGGAGATAAGGTTGAGTTTGTCCTTATAATAGCACCACTGGAGGAGTCCTACTATCTAGCTCGAGCTGCTATAGAGGTGGCGAGCAATTTTAAAGTGCCTTTAAAGGTTTGTGTAATATGGCCAAACGAAAGTATTAATGGAACCGGAAGAAGTGAGGCTGCATTGACTCCCTGTAAATTTTTTGAAGTTGTGGAAGTGAAGAGCTCATCAGATTTTCCATCCTGGTGGGACATCTGTCAGATGACGGACCGAGGAGCCATTTTAGTGAGACCTGATGAGCATATTGCTTGGCGTACAAAATCCAGAATTGCAGATCCCATCAAGGAGATGAAAAAAGTTCTCCACATTGTTACTGGAGTTGATTGCATCTGATTGCACCTTTCGTGAAACTTTTACCCGTAAATCTATGGTAGGCCCGGCGTTAGTACTTTGCTTTTGGATAGAAAGTTAAAACTTTGGGACATCGTGTCCAAATTGGGCCCAAAAGTTTGAATCTTATGctctgaattttaaattagcagtTCAGAAATTCAGGACACTTAATTCTAAATTTCAAATTAGCAGTTCAAAAATTTAGGACACTAAGGGtgtgaattttaaattagcagtTCAGAAATTTAGGACatttaattcttgaatttcaaattagcagtTCAAAAATTTAGTacactaagggtgtgtttggtatgaaggaaaatactttacggaaaatattttttaatttttccatgtttggttggtttaaatgttttggaaaatattttcctcgtgaactcattttcctccaatgggaggaaaatgttttccctatcaagagaagggaaaacattttcgAAAACTCTTCCCACCAACCCCTACCAACCCATCCCCACATCCTACCCCTCCTACCCCTACCCTATcctaatagtactttcttttcatgttatagatagaatattttttttttccatttaaattaggGGCGGCAAGTGGGCCGGGCGGGCCCCTAAGCGGGTCAGTCTCATGGGCCGTGGTCCCGGGCCGGTCTTTAAATAAATGGACTAAATGGTCCTGGGCTAAACCTACTTTTTGTAGGAATCGACTCGGGATCGGGCCCACGAACccatggtcccgggctaaacgggccGGGCCTACGGTCCCCACGGGCTAAATGGGTCCAACGGCTAAGcagtaattttttttaaaaaattaaatagaaattagagacaaaaagatgttaaaaaaatatgtatggcaatgccttgtaaatttattatagaattgtgacctaatttttaaattcaaatttaaagacaaaaatattataaaaagatACTCAAAGCAAtaccttgtaattttattatagcaatgaaaaatatggcaatatctttcttagtcttcctctcccctatggaatgagcacaacaaggtgctaataccaccattgagaagaaaaatgaactaatcaagatgtgccaaaatacaagttacataatacataataatttttgttcatacaagttacatgctatctcttacaaatttcataaatcccggtggcggaaaagtagcttggtcatcgccgcTTCCATTGTCGGGCGAAAGCAATGCATTTCTTTGTAAGCTTCGTCtgcctctggttgtgattcagcaagtccaaaatttcttgtTTCCGAAAGGATCCAATCTttaaaaagtactgatttttcctagctttccctcatagacgctctataatcatcgatttgaagtcttgcttgactgaaagcgttCTCCGATGCCACAGTTGAatcttgaatagttaaaatatttcgggccatcctTAAAAGAATcagaaagtgtttttctttgtccttccaccattgcaaaatattaaaggtgccgtcgggattcactttctCAAGTtgctgtgacaaataaacttcaagcccatttagttgtgaaaaatcattaCTACTAGAACCAAAAGAACTCCTAAACCCTGCCCAAACACTAAATCCTCTTACTCCCACAGTTCTTTTAGAAGATTGagaataataataagaagaagttggaatatttggtctagcatgatttaatgcaacctGATAAGTATTATAAATAGTTTCAGCATTtgttctaattgaggctattgcttccggaagtttAGGCAACTCATCAttttcaagtgctaaaccattataaacagtttcatactaAAATTGACGatctcctaatttcatacaaggatttaacaaagcagcaacacaataaatagggggaataggaaaaaaatattttttaaacttttttctcatagaatcaatagcaagttgataaatttcccaccatgtgaaaaatgagcaaacaaatttgcaagttcagctgtataaactaaacagttagaaatagtaggataatattgcctagaaaattcttttgtagcaatatgaaatttttctaaaaaattaaCAAGTATTTTTACATTTACCCAAATCCCCATTCGTAAGGTAAtcgtcatcatcacttacatgtgcattaaacgttgagtaTTCCCTCGGCTAGAGTTTTCAGACATTGATATCTGACGTTATCTTTAGGGTATTTTTTTTATGTGTTTAGCCAAAGATCCCATCCCCGACCGCGATCTAGtatatttaaaagctaactccATACCATAAGTTTTACACTTAGTCTTATTTTTTGGAACTAGTTGAGTAAAACATGGCCAAATAGGAGATATTTCCTGCCGTTTGGTAGGttctctagaaaaagtaggggcagtaatgAGAGTATTAGATGGgtcatcatttggattagcagggttatcactagttgAGTCAACATCAGGAGCAAGACTAGAGGGTGTATCATCGTCCGATTGAGTTTCATCAAGATCAATttcctcatcatcattttcatcaataatattataaagaataaagagcattcattaattcatggtctaaatgTTCACCGGgagcaatattatggcaaaattcgGTATCgtaaaattgtaataaactattatgggtatcaagaatagcaggtgtaggacgggtatgGTGTTTGGTTCGGGGAGTCGGGGGCAGAGGAGGGGGAACAACAGTACCACTAGATTCGCCAgacttggattttcccttattcttatttttaccaaaaatatttcataaggaagacatcttaattaatcaagtaatagcaaataaattaaacaaacaaaactataatattaagactTAAGAGTCAGAATGAGTTTACTGAATTGCCGAAcaatttgttgaaaattgattatcgttgaagacttgaaaactTCAATTCACCGACTTCACAaatttttcacaaattgtaacgaCCACACAATTTTTTCACtatttttttttgataaagtaaACAATTGtagcaagtatagaagaaaattagagagagattttgatagattaatattgattttgtaagaaaataaaagaatgagagggtatttatagtagaaaataggaaaaaagtgtaataaTAAAAAGTTTGAGGTTAAAACTAAGTTtggaggggaggggggggggggggagggttaaatggctatttttaaaatagccaacgactattttttaaaTTCCCAACAACTCTTTTTTTCAAAAGCCAAacgattttttttaaataaaatatctgTTTGGCCTGCCAAGGGACCGATCCGGTCCCGGTCTTTTGGCAGGCCAAACGGTCCTGGTCCTAACAGTTCCTAGCTAAGAACCGGCCCATGAGACCGGCACAAGCCACCTCTAGCGGGCCTAACGGTCCTAGCCCATTTTGCCcacttagcccgcgggccggACCCACTTGCCACCtttaatttcaacaaataagtattttcttttcacgaTAAACATAGGGACTTGGGGGGAGGGgatgaggagagtagcataaaaaaatattttttactttctaaccaaatactagaaaatattttccagaaaAAGGTTTTCATTCATcaaccaaacaagggaaaataagtgataaaatcactcattttatatgaaaatattttctaggaaaatattttttatggaaAACATTTTcattcataccaaacacaccctaagtccAAATTCAGGATACTTAGTCCTAAAGTTTGGATGAAatggctaatctttaaatacattgtaaAGTGAGGATATATTTTAAACAACAGTCTTAAAAATGACTACTGGTGCACTTAGCCCTTGCCCCGTACCTATGCTGGTGAGAGGTAGTAAATACGAAAATTATTTTCGGAGTTTAcatcttgtttggatggttgttacccattgtatcgtattgtattgttatcccaaaacaatatttgttttgattgtttagttaaaattggttgtattgtattgttaaatccaTTGTTCCGAAACAATGAAAAATTCTATTTTTTGAAACAACCGATTTGGTATGGTGGGGttgtttcctatttttctttctaATTATACCCTAACTTATTACtttataattctattttaccctttaactttttattttaaataatagcAAAGTCTCTTTCTCATAAGACAACATCCCAAATATAATTCTATAACCTACGTGAAGTCTCTTTTTTCCTCGTGTCGCATCCAACTCCAACGTGAGGTATATATTTTGCCTTCCTTTTGTTTCATTCTTTATTCTACTTTGATTTGTAattcctgtaacgacccgaccggtcgttttgctttctaaaaccccgtttccctaaataagactcctcgaatgtgcttttactgttttatgacttgtgggggtGATTAGTTTGAGATTTGaaaaggttcgggttgaaatcggaacaattggtcCCTTAACTTGGCCTTAAAAGGCGAAGTTTggcttcggtcaacgttttgagtaaacgacctcggaatcagaatttcacggttccaataggtttgtatgataatttcggacttgggcgtgtgctcggttcgggttttggatgacacgggagcgtttcagcgcataATATCAAAAGTTGGTTCTTGTAgaattttaaaattctttaaatttggtttggagagGGTTTTGGTCTTATCGAGGTCTAAACTGAATTTCGAGATCGAGAATaattccgtaatgtcatttaagacttgcacgcaaaatttagtgtcaatCCGAGAAgtctaagtacgtttcggcgcattttgagtgaatagaagaacttgaagttcataagtttgattcaattggttttggggtgtgattcttagttttaatgttgttttgggcgttctgagagttcgagcgagtccgctatatgattctaaacttgttggtatgtccaGGAGCGGCCTCGGCCCCCCCGAGTGTCAATTGAACAAGGCTCGGACCAAGTCAGGAGCTTGGAGcaacaactgaagctcccagatctgtcataatcgcacatgcgcttggtcagccgcagccgcaga from Nicotiana tomentosiformis chromosome 11, ASM39032v3, whole genome shotgun sequence encodes:
- the LOC104113178 gene encoding uncharacterized protein isoform X1, which encodes MGIWGISARRSCIGLCKIRVRRQSFRGRAFSDSKSVTSDDSVLPVLIIGAGPVGLVLSILLTKLGIKCAILEKSKVFSKHPQAHFINNRSMEIFRKLDGLGDEILRSQPPVEFWRKFIYCTSLTGPILGAVDHMQPQDFDRVVSPVSVAHFSQYKLSRLLLKHLEKLDFCTMNSEKREHGSIGEREIFMGHECIAINDAEHGVSVTASFLTEGKYIKRDIQCRFLVGTDGAGSTVRKSLGINMRGEKDLQNLVSVHFQSQELGKYLIKERPGMLFFIFNKDAIGVLVAHDLEQGEFVLQVPFYPPQQKLEDFSCEMCKRLIFKLIGKELADVNVMDIKPWMMHAEIAEKFLSCNNRIILAGDAAHRFPPAGGFGMNTGIQDAHNLAWKLASVIKGISPISILTSYELERSQIAQFNTALSVQNFKAAMRVPAALGLDPTIANAVHRALNNTVGSVLPSGVQRTILDGIFSIGRAQLSDFVLNENNPLGSARLAKLRQIFEEGQSLQLQFPAEDLGFMYRKGALVFKDFSGLNAHEAPSGRRRDYIPCSEPGSRLPHMNVKLLSNPSSKEIFSTLDLVSGDKVEFVLIIAPLEESYYLARAAIEVASNFKVPLKVCVIWPNESINGTGRSEAALTPCKFFEVVEVKSSSDFPSWWDICQMTDRGAILVRPDEHIAWRTKSRIADPIKEMKKVLHIVTGVDCI
- the LOC104113178 gene encoding uncharacterized protein isoform X2 → MQPQDFDRVVSPVSVAHFSQYKLSRLLLKHLEKLDFCTMNSEKREHGSIGEREIFMGHECIAINDAEHGVSVTASFLTEGKYIKRDIQCRFLVGTDGAGSTVRKSLGINMRGEKDLQNLVSVHFQSQELGKYLIKERPGMLFFIFNKDAIGVLVAHDLEQGEFVLQVPFYPPQQKLEDFSCEMCKRLIFKLIGKELADVNVMDIKPWMMHAEIAEKFLSCNNRIILAGDAAHRFPPAGGFGMNTGIQDAHNLAWKLASVIKGISPISILTSYELERSQIAQFNTALSVQNFKAAMRVPAALGLDPTIANAVHRALNNTVGSVLPSGVQRTILDGIFSIGRAQLSDFVLNENNPLGSARLAKLRQIFEEGQSLQLQFPAEDLGFMYRKGALVFKDFSGLNAHEAPSGRRRDYIPCSEPGSRLPHMNVKLLSNPSSKEIFSTLDLVSGDKVEFVLIIAPLEESYYLARAAIEVASNFKVPLKVCVIWPNESINGTGRSEAALTPCKFFEVVEVKSSSDFPSWWDICQMTDRGAILVRPDEHIAWRTKSRIADPIKEMKKVLHIVTGVDCI